The following DNA comes from Novosphingobium sp. PP1Y.
AATTCTACGGCTTCGAGACGCTCACTCTGGTCCCGATCGAGCGCCGCCTGGTCGATAGGGCCCTTTTTACACGCGACGACGTGGCCTGGTGGAACGCCTACCATGCCCGCGTTCTCGAAGTGGTCGGGCCGCAGCTTGAAGGCAGCGCAAAGGCCTGGCTCGAAGAACAATGCGTGCCGCTTTGAGGATTTGACGGCTTGCCATGGCGGCGGCCGCTTGCTTCACTCCCCCGGTCCTGCAAATCACCCCAAGGAAGGCAGGGCCGGGAGAATGACCGATGTCTCAAGCGCATGACCTGCGCACCAACCCGATCCATCTCGGGCTCGGTGCCCGGGCAGTAGCCCAACCCGTCTTTACCGGCCTCGAATGGTACGAGGCCTATGCCGCGCGCACCCATGCAGACGGCGCCGAGGGGCGGCTGGTCGCGCTCCACGATTTCACCGGCGACTGGACTTCTTGGGAGGTCCACCCCGAAGGCGACGAAGTCGTTGTGTGCACGGCCGGTGAAATGACCCTGATCCAGGAGCGCGAGGACGGCTCGACCAGCGCACAGGTTCTCGCCGCGGGCGAATATGCGATCAATCCCGCCGGCACTTGGCACACCGCCGACATTGCAGGAACCGCGACCGCGCTGTTCATCACCTGCGGCCTCGGCACCCTCCACCGGCCCCGCTGAAATCTTGCCTGGCTATGAATGGGCAAGGCGAACTGAGACAATTGGCGACAATAATGGCCTGTCCCGGCATAACTGCGCGACAAGCCCTATCTAGAAGGAACACAAGAAAGTCGCGGGGCACGATCTTCCCCCTCCCTTCCCCCGCCCCGCGACTTTCGCCCCATTTTCGGGTGCAGCGAGGAGAGAATTCATGACCAGGTTCGGAAAGGTGTCGCTTGCGATATCCGCCGCCACACTCGCCATCGGCGGCGTTGCCTATGCGCAGATGCCCCATGGCAATTCCATGATGGACACCGACGGCGACGGCGTCGTGACCCGCGCCGAGTCGCAGGCCATGGCAGCCGCGATGTTCGCCCGCATGGACGTCAACAAGGATGGCAAGCTCGACCAGACGGATCGCGAGGAGCGCCGCACCGAAATGAAGAACCGCATGTTCGAGATGCTGGATGCCAACAAGGACGGCAGCATCTCGAAGCAGGAATTCATGGATGCCAGGCACCCCGGCCATGACGGCATGCGCGGCCCCGGTGGCCCGGGCATGGACGATCCAGGCATGGATGGAATGGACGGCCATCACGGCAAGCGCGGCGACAAGCGTGGCTGGCACCGCGGCGGCATGGCGATGATGAAGATGGCCGACACCAACAACGACGGCGCGATCTCGCAGGACGAGTTCGAGGCCGCCGCCGCCAGGCACTTCGACATGATGGACGCCAACAAGGACGGCACTGTCACCAAGGAAGAACGCAAGGCCGCGCGTGACAAGATGAAGGCGCAATGGCAGGCGAAGAAGGCGCAGAAGACGAGCGCCGCCAACTGAACTGACGGCGCGGAAGAAGGATTGCAATGAACGATACCGCGCCACCCAGGCTGCTTCTCGTCGACGACGAGGCAGCCCTGCGCGAGCCCCTGGCCGAGTACCTCTCGCGCCAGGGGTTTGCCGTCAGCCAGGCAGTCAGCGCCGCAGAAGCGCGCAGCCGCCTGCGTGAAGAGAAGCCCGAGCTGGTCCTGCTGGACATCATGATGCCGGGCGAAGATGGCCTCTCGCTGTGCCGCCACCTCGTCGAATCGCAGGATCTGCCGGTCATCTTCCTGACCGCGCGCGGTGAGGCGACCGACCGCATCGTCGGGCTCGAAATCGGCGCCGACGACTATGTCGTGAAGCCCTTCGAACCCCGTGAACTGGTTGCCCGCATTCGCAGCGTGCTACGCCGTTCCTCGCGCGTGCCCGCGGCTCCGGCCGAGAACGAAGCGTTCGTCTTCGAAGGCTGGCACCTCGATCCACTCAAGCGCCGCCTGACCGATGCCGAAGGCGCCGTCGTGGCGATCTCCTCGGTAGAGTTCCGCCTCCTGATGGCCTTCCTCGAGCATCCGCGCCAGGTCCTCAACCGCGATCGCCTGCTCGACATGGTGCAGGGCCGCGAGGCGCACCTGTTCGACCGCGCGGTGGACAACCAGGTCAGCCGCCTGCGCCGCAAGATCGAAGTCGACAGCCGCAATCCGCAACTGATCCAGACGGTGTGGGGCGGCGGGTATATGCTCGCCACCGACGTCAAGCGCGTACCGCTCGCCCCTGAATGAAGTTCCTCCAGCCCCGCAGCCTGATGGGCCAGATGCTGCTGGCCGTCGCCGTGGCCCTGCTGCTCGTCCAGGGCCTTGGTGCCGTGCTCGTCTATCGTGCCCAGCGCGAAGGCTACGAGACCGGCATGCTCAACGCCGCCGCCTTCCGCCTCATCGCCGAAACCCGCGGCCCGCAATGGGTCGCCCGCAAATTGCGAAAGCAGGAGGATGCGCCCTTCGCCGGCCCTGCGCCGCGCGGCTTTCCCCTCGAGTTCTCGACCCGTCTGCCTATCGGCGCAGGCGAGATCCGCGACGAGCGCGCGCAGAACCGCCTGAGCGACATCCTGCGTGATCAGGATTTTCCCGATTCCGACGTCATCGTTGTCCACCGCGCGGTCGGACAGGACCCGGTCGCGCGGCTTGGCATGGTGATGCGAGGCCGCGCCCATCACCTGGAGCCGGAAGAAATCGCCAAGTCCATGGACGACCACCTGCTGGTCGTTGCGGTCAGGCCCAAGCAGCGCGACAACTGGATGATCGCAAGGGTGCGTACGCCGCGCGCCATGAACATCCTGCTCATGCCGATCGTTCTGCAGACCCTGTTCATCTACGTAGTGCTGGTCGGTGCCGTGGCGCTGATCCTGCGCCGGATCACCCGCCCGCTGGCGGCCCTTACCAATCGGGTCGAGCGCTTTTCCATGACCCAGGACGCCGATGGCCAGTTGGAGCCGTCGGGCCCCGAGGACATGCGCCGGCTGATCGTCGCCCACAACGCCATGGAAGCGCGCATTGCCGCCATGCTCGATGAAAAGGACGTCATGCTCGGTGCCATCGGGCACGACCTCAAGACCCCGCTGGCCGCCCTGCGCGTCCGCATCGAATCGGTGCAGGACGAAGCCGAACGTTCCCGCATGGCGATGACCATCGAGGATATCGTGCGCACGCTGGACGATATCCTCTCGCTGGCCCGCGTCGGCAGGCCCAGCGACCCGCGCGAACGCACCGAACTTTCCGCACTGGTCGCCTCGGTGGTCGAGGAATACGAAGACCTCGGCAACCCGGTCGAACTGGGCGACAGCGAGCGGATTGTCCTGGAACTGCGCCCCACGTGGCTGCGCCGCGCCATGCGCAACCTGATCGACAATGCCCTGCGCTACGGAGAGAACGCGAATGTCTCGCTCAAGCGCGAAGGGAATCTCGCCGTCATCCGGATCGAGGACGTGGGGCCGGGCATTCCCGAAGACACCATCGATGCGATGATGGACCCGTTCACGCGCGGCGATCCCTCACGCAATTCGCTGACCGGCGGCGCCGGCCTTGGCCTCGCGCTGGCCCGCGCCGTCGCCGAGCAACATGGCGGCGCCCTCAGCCTGTCCAACCGCCACGCGGCCGACGGCCAGGTCGAAGGCCTGACCGCTCGAATCGCCATTCCCATCGGCTGAGCGCCGGAACGGTGCGAAACAACCGCCCCCTCCCCACGCCGCGCTAGCGCATCAGGCCACCGATCAGGTTGCGCGCAAAGCGGCCTATTCCCGGGATGCCGATGGCTTTCTCGATCGTGCTTCCGATCGTGCCCGCGGCCGCGCTGGCGGCGGACGCCTTGGGGTTGGCGCGGCTCTTCTTGCCCTGCAGGGTCTGGGCGAGGATCGAACCGGCGCTGGCGGCGGCCGCACCGGCAGCGGCCTTGGCGACCTTGCCGCCCAGACCGTCCCACAGGCTCGGGCTGCGCCTTTCGCGCTTGCGCACTTCAGCTTCGCCCTGCTC
Coding sequences within:
- a CDS encoding ATP-binding protein, whose amino-acid sequence is MKFLQPRSLMGQMLLAVAVALLLVQGLGAVLVYRAQREGYETGMLNAAAFRLIAETRGPQWVARKLRKQEDAPFAGPAPRGFPLEFSTRLPIGAGEIRDERAQNRLSDILRDQDFPDSDVIVVHRAVGQDPVARLGMVMRGRAHHLEPEEIAKSMDDHLLVVAVRPKQRDNWMIARVRTPRAMNILLMPIVLQTLFIYVVLVGAVALILRRITRPLAALTNRVERFSMTQDADGQLEPSGPEDMRRLIVAHNAMEARIAAMLDEKDVMLGAIGHDLKTPLAALRVRIESVQDEAERSRMAMTIEDIVRTLDDILSLARVGRPSDPRERTELSALVASVVEEYEDLGNPVELGDSERIVLELRPTWLRRAMRNLIDNALRYGENANVSLKREGNLAVIRIEDVGPGIPEDTIDAMMDPFTRGDPSRNSLTGGAGLGLALARAVAEQHGGALSLSNRHAADGQVEGLTARIAIPIG
- a CDS encoding response regulator, with product MNDTAPPRLLLVDDEAALREPLAEYLSRQGFAVSQAVSAAEARSRLREEKPELVLLDIMMPGEDGLSLCRHLVESQDLPVIFLTARGEATDRIVGLEIGADDYVVKPFEPRELVARIRSVLRRSSRVPAAPAENEAFVFEGWHLDPLKRRLTDAEGAVVAISSVEFRLLMAFLEHPRQVLNRDRLLDMVQGREAHLFDRAVDNQVSRLRRKIEVDSRNPQLIQTVWGGGYMLATDVKRVPLAPE
- a CDS encoding EF-hand domain-containing protein, with the translated sequence MTRFGKVSLAISAATLAIGGVAYAQMPHGNSMMDTDGDGVVTRAESQAMAAAMFARMDVNKDGKLDQTDREERRTEMKNRMFEMLDANKDGSISKQEFMDARHPGHDGMRGPGGPGMDDPGMDGMDGHHGKRGDKRGWHRGGMAMMKMADTNNDGAISQDEFEAAAARHFDMMDANKDGTVTKEERKAARDKMKAQWQAKKAQKTSAAN
- a CDS encoding cupin domain-containing protein, whose translation is MSQAHDLRTNPIHLGLGARAVAQPVFTGLEWYEAYAARTHADGAEGRLVALHDFTGDWTSWEVHPEGDEVVVCTAGEMTLIQEREDGSTSAQVLAAGEYAINPAGTWHTADIAGTATALFITCGLGTLHRPR